The Gaiellales bacterium genome window below encodes:
- a CDS encoding ATP-dependent DNA ligase, producing MTAFADVAAASEDVRAESGRSAKVVRLAACLAALDPAEVPAAVAFLSGRLLQRQTGAGWASLRDLPEAASEPALQVLGVDAAFARMAELAGAGSAGARRAALQELFGRATAPEQRLLRGLVAGELRQGAQEGVMVAAAARAASVPVAELRRALMLRGDLGDVAATALRDGVEGLRRYRLEVGRPVLPMLAQTAGSVAAAFERLGAAAIEWKLDGARIQVHRSGNDVAVFTRTLDEITARVPEVVEEALRLPADDCILDGEAIALTPDGRPLAFQITSARIAGRKDVAALRASVPLTAVAFDLLHLDGDDLLDRPGSERAAALAALAPSLAVPRLSEPSPEEAEAFAADALGRGHEGVMVKALAQPYEAGRRGAGWLKVKPVHTLDLVVLAAEWGHGRRQGVLSNLHLGARDPESGGFVMLGKTFKGLTDQMLAWQTNALLELETSREGHVVHVRPELVVEIAFDGIQGSPRYPGGVALRFARVKRHRPDKRAEDADTLAAVLAIHAAVGGATGPAAAPDPE from the coding sequence GTGACCGCCTTCGCCGACGTCGCCGCGGCCTCCGAGGACGTGCGGGCGGAGTCCGGCCGCAGCGCCAAGGTCGTCCGCCTGGCAGCCTGCCTGGCCGCCCTCGACCCGGCCGAGGTGCCCGCGGCCGTCGCGTTTCTCTCGGGACGGCTGCTCCAGCGCCAGACCGGCGCCGGCTGGGCGTCCCTGCGCGACCTTCCGGAGGCGGCTTCGGAGCCGGCGCTGCAGGTGCTCGGGGTGGACGCGGCGTTTGCGCGCATGGCGGAGCTCGCCGGCGCCGGATCGGCCGGCGCGCGGCGGGCGGCGCTGCAGGAGCTGTTCGGCCGGGCGACGGCGCCGGAGCAGCGGCTCCTGCGCGGCCTGGTGGCGGGCGAGCTGCGCCAGGGCGCCCAGGAGGGCGTGATGGTGGCGGCGGCCGCCCGGGCCGCGTCGGTGCCGGTGGCCGAGCTGCGCCGGGCGCTGATGCTGCGCGGCGACTTGGGCGACGTGGCCGCGACCGCGCTGCGCGACGGCGTCGAGGGGCTGCGCCGCTACCGCCTCGAGGTGGGCCGGCCGGTGCTGCCGATGCTGGCCCAGACCGCCGGGAGCGTCGCCGCCGCGTTCGAGCGGCTCGGCGCGGCCGCAATCGAGTGGAAGCTCGACGGCGCCCGCATCCAGGTGCACCGCAGCGGCAACGACGTCGCGGTCTTCACGCGCACGCTGGACGAGATCACCGCGCGCGTGCCGGAGGTCGTCGAGGAGGCCCTGCGCCTGCCCGCGGACGACTGCATCCTGGACGGCGAGGCGATCGCGCTCACCCCCGACGGCCGGCCGCTGGCGTTCCAGATCACCTCGGCCCGGATCGCCGGGCGCAAGGACGTCGCCGCCCTGCGGGCGTCGGTGCCGCTGACCGCGGTCGCATTCGACCTGCTCCACCTCGACGGCGACGACCTGCTCGACCGGCCCGGATCGGAGCGGGCCGCCGCCCTGGCCGCGCTCGCGCCCAGCCTGGCCGTGCCGCGGCTGTCCGAGCCGTCGCCCGAGGAGGCGGAGGCGTTCGCCGCCGACGCGCTCGGCCGCGGCCACGAGGGCGTGATGGTGAAGGCCCTGGCCCAGCCGTACGAGGCCGGGCGCCGGGGCGCCGGATGGCTGAAGGTGAAGCCGGTGCACACGCTCGATCTGGTCGTGCTCGCGGCCGAGTGGGGCCACGGCCGCCGCCAGGGCGTGCTCTCGAACCTGCACCTGGGGGCGCGCGACCCCGAGAGCGGCGGGTTCGTCATGCTGGGCAAGACGTTCAAGGGCCTGACGGATCAGATGCTGGCATGGCAGACGAACGCCCTGCTCGAGCTCGAGACGAGCCGGGAGGGCCACGTCGTCCACGTCCGCCCCGAGCTCGTCGTCGAGATCGCCTTCGACGGCATCCAGGGCAGCCCCCGCTACCCGGGCGGCGTCGCACTGCGCTTCGCCCGCGTCAAGCGCCATCGCCCAGACAAGCGGGCCGAGGACGCCGACACGCTCGCGGCCGTGCTCGCCATCCACGCGGCTGTCGGCGGCGCTACGGGGCCGGCTGCGGCGCCGGATCCGGAGTGA
- a CDS encoding LysR substrate-binding domain-containing protein: MNDPAGRFTLRQLSCFVAACEGGGIGAAAGRLHLAQATVSAAIADLERTLGVQLLVRGRRRAATPSPAGRELLAQASDVLAAAARLDERSASLRGEVSGALPVGCLVTLAPAVAPAVCRAFERRWPRALVKLVPAHQAELLARLREGTIAVAITYDLGLNAAVEFAPLAPAPPYALLPADHRLATADSADLADLADDPFLLLDLPLSRNYFLGLFRSAGVEPAVARRVADPELVRSLVAWGYGYTLANARPEPVRAVDGTPIRALPLRGGPAPPRVGLARRAGLEQTRTATAFADTCTEVLTTRWGRP; encoded by the coding sequence ATGAATGACCCGGCCGGACGGTTCACGCTCCGCCAGCTCTCCTGCTTCGTCGCGGCCTGCGAGGGCGGCGGGATCGGCGCCGCCGCCGGCCGCCTGCACCTGGCCCAGGCAACCGTCTCGGCCGCCATCGCCGACCTCGAACGGACGCTCGGGGTGCAGCTGCTCGTGCGCGGGCGGCGACGGGCGGCCACGCCGTCGCCGGCGGGACGCGAGCTGCTCGCCCAGGCGAGCGACGTCCTGGCCGCGGCGGCCCGGCTGGACGAGCGCTCCGCCTCGCTGCGCGGCGAGGTGTCGGGCGCGCTGCCGGTCGGCTGCCTGGTCACGCTCGCCCCCGCCGTCGCGCCGGCCGTGTGCCGCGCCTTCGAGCGGCGCTGGCCGCGCGCGCTCGTCAAGCTCGTGCCCGCCCACCAGGCGGAGCTGCTGGCGCGCCTGCGCGAGGGCACGATCGCCGTCGCGATCACCTACGACCTGGGCCTGAACGCCGCCGTCGAGTTCGCGCCGCTCGCGCCCGCGCCGCCCTATGCGCTCCTGCCGGCCGACCATCGCCTGGCGACCGCGGACTCGGCGGACCTGGCCGACCTGGCGGATGACCCGTTCCTGCTGCTCGACCTGCCGCTCTCGCGCAACTACTTCCTGGGCCTCTTCCGGTCGGCCGGCGTCGAGCCCGCCGTGGCCCGGCGGGTGGCCGACCCGGAGCTCGTGCGCAGCCTGGTCGCCTGGGGGTACGGGTACACGCTCGCGAACGCCCGCCCCGAGCCGGTGCGGGCCGTCGACGGCACCCCGATCAGGGCGCTGCCGCTGCGCGGCGGGCCGGCGCCGCCCCGGGTCGGGCTGGCCCGCCGGGCCGGCCTCGAGCAGACCCGCACGGCGACCGCGTTCGCCGACACGTGCACCGAGGTGCTGACGACCCGCTGGGGGCGGCCGTGA
- a CDS encoding RidA family protein, giving the protein MSGDRITVGGHVRVRPFNTRDTYPEQRLGNDLSQAVIAGNTIYLRGQVAQDLDTRESVAVGDPVGQAEQVMRNIARLLEECGAGLEHIVSCHVYLTDIRHREPVYRVLGEHLAGVHPVFTGLVVSGLARPEWAVEVTAVAVLP; this is encoded by the coding sequence GTGAGCGGCGATCGCATCACCGTCGGCGGCCACGTCCGGGTGCGGCCGTTCAACACCCGCGACACCTATCCCGAGCAGCGGCTCGGGAACGATCTCAGCCAGGCCGTGATCGCGGGCAACACGATCTACCTGCGCGGCCAGGTCGCCCAGGATCTCGACACGCGCGAGAGCGTCGCGGTCGGCGATCCGGTGGGCCAGGCCGAGCAGGTGATGCGCAACATCGCCCGGCTCCTGGAGGAGTGCGGCGCCGGGCTCGAGCACATCGTCTCCTGCCACGTCTACCTCACCGACATCCGCCACCGCGAGCCGGTCTACCGCGTGCTCGGCGAGCACCTCGCCGGCGTCCACCCGGTGTTCACCGGCCTCGTCGTGTCCGGCCTCGCCCGGCCGGAGTGGGCGGTCGAGGTGACCGCGGTCGCGGTGCTGCCGTGA
- a CDS encoding 4-hydroxyphenylacetate 3-hydroxylase family protein, giving the protein MIRTGAEYRESIRDGRRVWIDGERVEDVPSHRAFKPIVDVRARIYDLAHEAATRERMSYADAETGERCPVGPKLPLTKEDWHAKRAAVDTVLDDVGGIVTRVGDETVGEMWSLFDGQDVLNEIDPAYSEHIRHHVRHAALADPFHVSANTDPKGDRSRRPQDQDPDVLLHVVRETDSGIVVRGAKFETAAAYANQAFVKPTIGDWGNAQLSEYAVGFIADMGAPGITHICRSAFAGKGPAADYPLSNGFDEIDTMIVFDDVEIPWGNVFFHQHTRAAAFIRATLHRYSMFPFVQRHLRFADLLVGTAYTGATQTGVKMHQGVREKLAELACYRESINAHLTAAIEMGERSPGGLFMPNQPLLATGRVVACTQLPAMMHLARDLCGGQLCVTPDAASFDAPEIGPLLHKYYRVGRFGADDRRRLFAFARDLLNSDYAGHRLTFQLFAQSPAFAHLLHVYNTYDFAGPADLVRRYAGLSEPLVEGT; this is encoded by the coding sequence ATGATCAGAACTGGCGCCGAATATCGCGAATCGATCCGGGACGGGCGCCGGGTGTGGATCGACGGGGAGCGGGTCGAGGACGTGCCGTCCCATCGCGCGTTCAAGCCGATCGTCGACGTCCGGGCCCGCATCTACGACCTCGCCCACGAGGCGGCGACGCGGGAGCGGATGTCCTACGCGGACGCCGAGACCGGCGAGCGCTGCCCGGTGGGCCCGAAGCTCCCGCTCACCAAGGAGGACTGGCACGCCAAGCGGGCGGCGGTCGACACCGTCCTCGACGACGTCGGGGGCATCGTCACCCGCGTCGGCGACGAGACGGTCGGCGAGATGTGGTCGCTCTTCGACGGCCAGGACGTCCTGAACGAGATCGACCCGGCCTACTCCGAGCACATCCGCCACCACGTCCGCCACGCTGCGCTGGCCGATCCGTTCCACGTCTCCGCGAACACCGACCCCAAGGGCGACCGCTCGCGGCGGCCGCAGGACCAGGATCCCGACGTCCTGCTCCACGTCGTCCGCGAGACCGATTCCGGCATCGTCGTGCGCGGCGCGAAGTTCGAGACCGCCGCCGCCTACGCGAACCAGGCGTTCGTGAAGCCGACCATCGGCGACTGGGGCAACGCGCAGCTGTCCGAGTACGCCGTCGGCTTCATCGCCGACATGGGCGCGCCGGGCATCACCCACATCTGCCGCTCGGCCTTCGCCGGCAAGGGCCCGGCCGCCGACTATCCGCTCTCGAACGGGTTCGACGAGATCGACACGATGATCGTCTTCGACGACGTCGAGATCCCGTGGGGGAACGTGTTCTTCCACCAGCACACGCGGGCGGCGGCCTTCATCCGGGCAACCCTGCACCGCTACAGCATGTTCCCGTTCGTCCAGCGCCACCTGCGCTTCGCCGACCTGCTGGTGGGCACCGCCTACACCGGGGCCACCCAGACCGGGGTGAAGATGCACCAGGGCGTGCGCGAGAAGCTGGCGGAGCTCGCCTGCTACCGGGAGAGCATCAACGCCCACCTGACCGCCGCGATCGAGATGGGCGAGCGCAGCCCGGGCGGCCTCTTCATGCCCAACCAGCCGCTGCTCGCGACCGGGCGCGTGGTGGCCTGCACCCAGCTTCCGGCGATGATGCACCTGGCCCGCGACCTGTGCGGCGGCCAGCTCTGCGTCACGCCCGACGCGGCCTCGTTCGACGCCCCCGAGATCGGGCCGCTCCTGCACAAGTACTATCGCGTGGGCCGGTTCGGCGCCGACGACCGCCGGCGGCTGTTCGCGTTCGCCCGCGACCTCCTCAACTCCGACTACGCCGGCCACCGGCTCACCTTCCAGCTCTTCGCCCAGTCGCCCGCCTTCGCCCACCTCTTGCACGTCTACAACACCTACGACTTCGCCGGCCCGGCCGACCTCGTCCGCCGCTACGCCGGCCTGTCCGAGCCGCTGGTGGAGGGCACGTGA